In Leptospira perdikensis, a single genomic region encodes these proteins:
- a CDS encoding 7TM diverse intracellular signaling domain-containing protein gives MRAVLTVILSGLALSCSRLEIQKSITDDSFVPQKIDYAISSAIDVNFQKLRWTPIFKNNLSLGFQSDHVYLRIKATNQTSANKLILDLGNPHLDFVRVYEDGNPEPVKEGGDFIAHSHWDAFSKSIAFELDWKENETKTLILETKSSSNVSYLIRFYSKDTFYLKENLENTILGFFYGTIFIMVIYNLFIYFILKEKAYITYSISIFFNLALQMYLNGILNQVITLDHPEIHNRIGSIIVTCSAVSGWTFAQQTLNLRELNPWSHRLIQSLKIIVLFYILIPYSYLPIAIAVRLGNFIAQLFVVSVLIVALVNYSTGNKQARLFLIGWVTLLFGILMYTLMQNGILPVNAFTIYGNQIGSTLEAGILSLALANKINELKEEKASTQAEALVTLEEKVRERTKTLDESLNLIKKDLNVAKKIQKTLFSDIKTSDPRIHFHSYYQSMSEVGGDFYDLTQVKPDYYRIFVADATGHGIQAALITMAIKAEYESLKMIYDHPDDLVFHMNQIFINKYSNIQTIFTCSVCDIDLKNKILLYASAGHPDQIHQRVYDIKLLPRTGKIIGLMDHTQYRIIEHQIEEGDRIFLFTDGIFEQFNEEKELFGEDRLYEILKENLKMSLDHTMAKVLSELASFTEGDVKQDDITFIGCEIQSLG, from the coding sequence ATGCGGGCAGTCCTAACAGTCATTTTGTCGGGTTTGGCATTGTCCTGTTCCCGATTGGAAATTCAAAAATCGATCACTGATGATAGTTTTGTTCCGCAAAAAATAGATTATGCGATCTCTTCCGCCATTGATGTTAATTTTCAAAAACTTCGTTGGACTCCGATATTTAAAAACAACTTAAGTTTGGGTTTCCAATCAGACCATGTATACCTTAGGATCAAAGCAACCAACCAAACTTCCGCAAACAAACTGATTCTCGATTTAGGAAATCCACATTTAGATTTTGTTCGAGTGTATGAAGATGGAAATCCCGAACCCGTGAAAGAAGGTGGTGATTTTATTGCCCATTCTCATTGGGATGCGTTTTCCAAATCCATTGCTTTCGAATTGGATTGGAAAGAAAATGAAACCAAAACACTTATTTTAGAAACAAAGTCTTCATCAAATGTAAGTTATTTGATTCGTTTTTATTCCAAAGATACTTTTTATTTAAAAGAAAATCTAGAAAATACAATTCTCGGATTCTTTTACGGAACCATATTCATTATGGTAATTTACAATTTATTCATTTATTTTATCTTAAAAGAAAAAGCATACATCACTTATTCCATATCCATTTTTTTTAATTTGGCCTTACAGATGTATTTGAATGGAATATTAAATCAAGTAATCACTCTTGATCATCCAGAAATTCACAATCGAATTGGTAGTATCATTGTCACCTGTTCAGCCGTATCTGGTTGGACTTTTGCTCAACAAACATTGAATCTACGAGAATTAAATCCCTGGTCTCACAGACTCATCCAATCTTTAAAAATTATTGTTTTATTTTATATTTTGATTCCTTATTCTTATTTGCCCATTGCCATCGCTGTTCGTTTAGGAAATTTCATAGCACAATTGTTTGTTGTTTCAGTTTTAATTGTTGCATTAGTAAATTATAGCACAGGAAACAAACAAGCTAGATTATTTCTTATTGGATGGGTTACATTATTATTTGGAATTTTGATGTATACCTTAATGCAAAACGGCATCCTACCTGTGAATGCATTTACAATTTATGGAAACCAAATTGGATCTACATTAGAAGCCGGAATTTTATCATTGGCTCTTGCAAATAAAATCAATGAACTCAAAGAAGAAAAAGCCAGTACACAAGCAGAGGCCCTTGTTACACTCGAAGAAAAAGTAAGAGAACGCACCAAAACTTTAGATGAGTCATTAAATCTGATCAAAAAGGATTTGAATGTTGCAAAAAAAATTCAAAAGACTCTGTTTTCAGATATCAAAACCAGTGATCCCAGAATCCATTTCCATTCCTATTACCAATCGATGTCAGAAGTGGGTGGTGATTTTTATGACCTAACACAGGTAAAACCAGACTACTACAGAATTTTTGTGGCCGATGCGACAGGACACGGAATCCAAGCAGCCCTAATCACAATGGCAATTAAAGCCGAATACGAATCACTCAAAATGATTTATGACCATCCTGATGATTTGGTATTTCATATGAACCAAATCTTTATCAATAAATATAGTAATATCCAAACCATATTTACTTGTTCAGTTTGCGATATTGACCTGAAAAACAAAATCCTGTTGTATGCTTCCGCTGGACATCCAGACCAAATTCACCAAAGAGTTTATGACATCAAACTCCTTCCAAGGACTGGAAAAATCATTGGTTTAATGGATCATACCCAATACCGAATCATTGAACACCAAATTGAAGAAGGAGATCGAATCTTTTTGTTCACTGATGGAATTTTTGAACAATTCAATGAAGAAAAAGAACTCTTTGGGGAAGACCGGTTGTATGAAATTTTAAAAGAGAACCTAAAGATGAGTTTGGATCACACAATGGCAAAAGTACTCAGTGAACTAGCTTCGTTTACGGAAGGGGATGTAAAACAAGACGACATTACATTTATCGGTTGCGAAATACAAAGTCTAGGCTGA
- a CDS encoding gamma carbonic anhydrase family protein: MPIFEKPFIHPSATAFGMVEYGTSVSLWPGAVVRADMNTIKLGNYVNIQDNSTLHTDSSSPISIGEWTLVGHNVMIHGCKIGKGVLVGIGSIVLDNAEIGDGSQIAAGCMIRGGKKIPPRSLVVPDGSDIKIFPGKAKPELTVAGCIEYAHLSIRFEKNIFVPFQKEEEVHFVNQAKEIITKLGI, from the coding sequence ATTCCTATTTTTGAAAAACCATTCATCCATCCTTCCGCTACTGCTTTTGGTATGGTAGAATACGGAACTTCCGTCTCATTATGGCCGGGTGCAGTAGTGCGAGCCGATATGAACACAATCAAATTAGGAAATTACGTCAATATTCAAGACAACTCAACTCTCCACACAGATTCTTCAAGCCCTATATCAATCGGCGAATGGACATTAGTTGGTCATAACGTAATGATTCATGGATGTAAAATAGGGAAAGGTGTTCTTGTTGGGATTGGTTCCATCGTTCTTGACAATGCAGAAATTGGAGATGGTTCACAAATTGCAGCAGGATGTATGATCCGAGGTGGAAAAAAAATCCCGCCCCGATCCCTTGTGGTTCCCGACGGATCTGATATCAAAATTTTTCCAGGCAAAGCAAAACCAGAATTAACGGTAGCTGGTTGTATTGAATATGCTCATCTTTCCATTCGTTTTGAAAAAAATATTTTTGTGCCCTTTCAAAAAGAAGAAGAAGTTCATTTTGTTAACCAAGCAAAAGAAATCATCACAAAGTTAGGCATCTAA
- a CDS encoding acyl-CoA thioesterase has protein sequence MTNTNDLPAKSPQDSAVETRHLVLPNDANHYGTAFGGAIMSWIDSIGAMSAQRHSGREAVTVSIDRINFITPIQIGDHVNLKAMVNYVGTTSMEVGVQVNRENPYTGEMVRATTAYLSFVALDQNKKPCPVPPLKLETDLEKRRFAEGKLRIEMAKEFAAKIKAGRKII, from the coding sequence GTGACGAATACTAATGATTTACCAGCCAAGTCACCCCAGGACTCCGCAGTAGAAACGAGACACCTTGTACTGCCCAACGATGCCAACCATTACGGAACAGCATTTGGTGGTGCCATTATGAGTTGGATTGATTCGATTGGTGCGATGTCTGCACAAAGGCACTCTGGTCGAGAAGCTGTGACCGTCAGTATTGATCGAATTAATTTTATTACACCGATTCAAATTGGTGATCATGTTAATTTGAAAGCAATGGTGAACTATGTCGGGACTACTTCAATGGAAGTAGGAGTACAAGTGAATCGGGAAAATCCGTATACAGGTGAAATGGTGAGAGCAACTACCGCTTATCTTTCGTTTGTTGCTCTCGATCAAAATAAAAAACCTTGTCCTGTTCCTCCCTTAAAACTAGAAACAGATTTGGAAAAACGCAGATTTGCTGAAGGGAAACTCCGGATTGAGATGGCGAAAGAATTTGCAGCCAAAATCAAAGCCGGAAGAAAGATTATTTAA
- a CDS encoding cation diffusion facilitator family transporter yields the protein MGQGHNHSNHDHHSHDHSHHHTSSSSKNLAWAFALNLSFSILELAGGIFSNSIAIISDSFHDFGDALSLALVWYLQKISTKPKDNYFDYGYKRFSILGALIISVILSVGSIFMIIESVKRFITPEETKADVMFILAVIGVIVNGVAMLRLNHGKSLSEKAVFLHFLEDILGWIAVLIGSIVMMFFTLPWFDPLLSMAIALWILWNAYGNIKQVMGVMLQAVPHSIDRDELIQNWEKITGVQSIHDIKIWSLDGNHHVASLHVLINKSVKLNEFSKIKEKIRKVASKFEIIHTTIELETDAEQCKLHSD from the coding sequence ATGGGACAAGGCCATAATCATTCCAATCACGATCATCACTCACACGATCATAGCCATCATCATACATCTTCATCTTCTAAAAATTTAGCCTGGGCCTTTGCACTTAACTTAAGTTTTTCTATCTTAGAATTGGCTGGGGGGATTTTTTCCAATAGTATTGCCATTATCTCAGATTCCTTCCATGACTTTGGTGATGCTTTGTCTTTAGCCCTTGTTTGGTATCTCCAAAAAATTTCAACAAAACCAAAAGATAATTATTTTGATTATGGATACAAAAGATTTTCAATATTAGGTGCACTCATTATATCGGTAATTCTTTCCGTTGGATCTATATTTATGATCATTGAGTCTGTTAAAAGATTCATCACACCAGAGGAAACTAAGGCAGATGTTATGTTTATCCTTGCGGTCATTGGAGTGATCGTAAATGGAGTTGCCATGCTTCGACTCAATCACGGTAAATCCTTATCTGAGAAAGCAGTATTCCTTCATTTTTTGGAAGATATCCTTGGTTGGATTGCCGTTCTAATCGGTAGTATTGTTATGATGTTTTTTACTCTACCTTGGTTTGATCCGTTACTTTCCATGGCCATTGCTCTCTGGATCCTATGGAACGCTTATGGAAATATAAAACAGGTAATGGGTGTTATGTTACAAGCAGTTCCGCATTCAATTGATCGAGATGAATTGATCCAAAATTGGGAAAAAATTACGGGAGTTCAATCCATCCATGATATCAAAATTTGGAGTTTGGATGGAAATCATCATGTAGCATCCCTACACGTCCTAATCAACAAATCAGTTAAACTAAACGAATTTTCAAAGATCAAAGAGAAAATTCGAAAGGTTGCATCAAAATTTGAAATCATACATACAACCATCGAACTAGAAACAGACGCTGAGCAATGTAAATTACATTCAGACTGA
- a CDS encoding MFS transporter, with amino-acid sequence MKKIIDKIKVLGIFSITQTVFQIGTVLIMSVSALAGQSIAPSPESASLPISFVILGTLLGLVPASRIMKWKGSKFGLLTGTVIGILGATLVAYAMYERNFLLFSIAHLLYGFHQSFVQYLRFVAMESVPTHDRASALSWILIAGIPAAFLGPLAGLHGIQLIPSSLFLGSYLILILSLSFQFLFISFLPTPSRPTNEGHIIETQTSPRESVRPLSYHIKNFGLWVSVLATAFSFGLMAMLMSALPVAMKTHGHEMHASATVLQWHVLGMYIPSFFSGQLVRKMTAPYLILLGIFVMGLESFAALQGTDFIPFAVALVLLGVGWNFMYVGGTNLLVEQYHPPEKNTIQAINDTIVYSMAILSTYSAGYLENKIGWLRLNLVSIPFLVLITILIFVYIERNRRKSKVFS; translated from the coding sequence ATGAAAAAAATTATAGATAAAATCAAAGTATTAGGAATTTTTTCCATTACCCAAACTGTTTTTCAAATTGGAACGGTTCTGATCATGTCCGTATCAGCCTTGGCCGGCCAAAGTATCGCACCCTCTCCGGAATCTGCATCTTTACCCATTTCCTTTGTTATTTTAGGAACCCTACTTGGACTTGTTCCTGCCTCAAGAATTATGAAATGGAAAGGAAGTAAGTTTGGGTTACTCACAGGAACTGTGATTGGAATTTTGGGTGCGACTCTTGTTGCTTACGCAATGTATGAAAGAAATTTTTTACTTTTCTCAATCGCACACTTGTTATATGGCTTTCATCAGTCTTTTGTTCAATACTTACGATTTGTTGCCATGGAATCAGTTCCCACTCATGACCGAGCCAGTGCACTGTCATGGATTTTAATTGCTGGAATTCCAGCAGCATTTCTTGGCCCATTAGCAGGACTTCACGGAATTCAATTAATCCCAAGTTCCTTATTTTTAGGATCTTATTTGATACTAATTCTGAGTTTGTCATTCCAATTTCTCTTTATTAGTTTTCTTCCAACACCTTCCAGACCAACAAACGAAGGTCATATAATAGAAACACAAACCTCACCAAGAGAATCTGTCAGGCCCCTCTCCTATCATATCAAAAACTTTGGACTTTGGGTTTCTGTTTTAGCAACTGCCTTTAGTTTTGGACTGATGGCGATGCTTATGTCAGCGTTACCTGTAGCCATGAAAACTCATGGTCATGAAATGCACGCCTCCGCTACTGTTTTGCAATGGCATGTATTAGGAATGTACATTCCTTCTTTTTTTTCCGGACAATTGGTACGAAAAATGACGGCTCCCTATTTGATTCTACTCGGTATTTTTGTAATGGGTTTAGAAAGTTTTGCAGCTCTCCAGGGAACAGATTTTATACCGTTCGCGGTGGCCCTCGTTCTATTAGGAGTCGGTTGGAATTTTATGTATGTGGGAGGGACAAACCTACTAGTGGAACAATACCATCCTCCAGAAAAAAATACCATTCAAGCCATTAACGATACAATTGTTTATTCCATGGCTATTCTCTCCACATATAGCGCAGGTTATTTGGAAAATAAAATAGGTTGGCTTCGTTTGAATCTAGTAAGTATTCCTTTTTTAGTTTTGATAACCATTTTAATTTTTGTTTATATAGAACGTAATCGACGAAAATCAAAAGTTTTTAGTTAA
- a CDS encoding putative bifunctional diguanylate cyclase/phosphodiesterase: MVVEKRHYVYWTKFRKDTSPLLRRFLLIASALFIVAAILHILPFFTNQGEIDYLFFFVDLGISAVLYLEYLLKNKVPLIIRVFSLISTAVFISVLSFVRSGLLGTGEISLAFIIVSFFVFLPPILSLVSSLLISILPAIVGVTVYFSWIQFPEVLGIRNNSPREWYFKSISLIIFSILSGFLIQRLRAKLIKNIVYLKESRSKILNTKKHIDKLAFYDSLTHLPNRYLFEKLIKSRIELAKPETFLLLINIKGLKVINALHGISFGDQILALIGSVLKQFTEERPDTLVASLGGDEFILWIENSTKTKIENAIVRFDLNNNQILTPERLGHRLQYRVSGVQFPEDANHLDEVIRKLSIAMNVAREETLTKLVWFQSGMESKIEREQKLKIYLEKAINEQNFKIAYQEKVDISNKKTIGLEALARWNAPEFGNVPPDEFIPIITKSELIVPFGKCIFEKVISHIPKLLESYGKQIQVSINISPIFFLYPNFNEYITHCLSENLIDPKNIIFEITEDVFIDEIETIQRIVSELRSKGISVSLDDFGKGYSSLHYMQKIQFDELKIDKSFLDDIANSDRNFLLLESICHLADSLGLKTIAEGIENEAQLIRLKQTSCHVVQGYLYSRPEILFD; this comes from the coding sequence ATGGTAGTAGAGAAACGGCACTATGTCTATTGGACGAAGTTTAGAAAGGACACAAGTCCACTACTCCGTCGATTTTTACTGATAGCCTCTGCCTTATTTATTGTGGCTGCGATTTTACATATCCTACCATTTTTTACAAACCAAGGAGAAATCGATTATCTATTCTTTTTTGTAGATTTAGGAATCTCCGCTGTTTTATATCTAGAATATCTATTAAAAAACAAAGTCCCTCTAATCATTCGAGTTTTCAGCTTAATTAGTACTGCTGTTTTTATTTCCGTTCTGTCTTTTGTAAGAAGTGGGTTACTCGGAACAGGTGAAATATCTTTAGCATTTATTATCGTTTCTTTTTTTGTTTTTCTTCCACCTATCCTTAGTTTGGTTTCCTCTTTATTAATTTCCATTCTTCCTGCAATCGTCGGTGTAACCGTCTATTTCTCTTGGATTCAGTTTCCGGAAGTATTAGGAATCCGAAATAACAGCCCAAGAGAATGGTATTTTAAATCGATTAGCCTTATTATATTTTCCATTCTAAGTGGGTTTTTAATCCAAAGATTAAGAGCCAAATTAATTAAAAACATAGTTTATCTAAAAGAATCCCGAAGTAAAATTCTAAATACAAAAAAACATATTGATAAATTAGCATTTTACGATTCTTTAACTCACCTACCGAATCGATATCTATTCGAAAAACTTATTAAAAGTAGAATTGAATTAGCGAAACCAGAAACATTCCTTTTGTTAATCAACATTAAAGGCCTCAAAGTAATCAACGCTTTGCACGGAATCAGCTTTGGAGACCAGATACTTGCACTCATAGGAAGTGTCCTAAAACAATTTACCGAAGAAAGACCTGATACGTTGGTGGCAAGTTTAGGTGGTGATGAATTCATACTTTGGATTGAAAATTCCACAAAAACAAAAATCGAAAATGCTATTGTAAGGTTTGATTTAAATAACAATCAAATCCTAACACCTGAACGTCTGGGACATAGATTACAATACCGAGTTTCTGGTGTCCAGTTTCCGGAAGATGCAAATCATTTAGACGAAGTCATACGTAAACTTTCCATCGCCATGAATGTAGCAAGGGAAGAAACCCTAACAAAATTAGTTTGGTTTCAATCCGGAATGGAATCAAAAATTGAAAGGGAACAAAAATTAAAAATATATTTAGAAAAAGCAATCAACGAACAAAACTTTAAAATTGCTTATCAAGAAAAAGTAGATATCAGTAATAAAAAAACTATAGGACTCGAGGCACTTGCACGATGGAACGCCCCTGAATTTGGGAATGTACCCCCTGATGAATTCATTCCCATAATCACCAAATCAGAGTTAATCGTACCTTTCGGAAAATGTATTTTCGAAAAAGTAATTTCTCATATTCCGAAATTACTTGAATCTTATGGAAAACAGATCCAGGTCTCAATTAATATTTCACCTATTTTCTTTTTATATCCAAACTTTAATGAATACATCACTCATTGTTTGTCAGAAAATCTAATTGATCCCAAAAATATAATATTTGAAATCACCGAAGATGTATTTATAGATGAAATAGAAACGATACAAAGAATTGTATCCGAACTTAGATCTAAAGGAATTTCTGTTTCCTTAGACGATTTTGGAAAAGGTTATTCCTCCCTCCATTATATGCAAAAAATTCAGTTCGATGAATTAAAAATTGATAAATCTTTCTTAGATGATATTGCAAACTCCGATAGAAATTTTCTACTTCTAGAATCCATATGTCACCTGGCTGATTCCTTAGGTCTAAAAACCATAGCAGAAGGCATTGAAAATGAAGCACAACTCATTCGCCTAAAACAAACTTCTTGCCATGTTGTCCAGGGTTATCTATATTCAAGACCGGAAATTCTTTTTGATTAA